A window of the Spartobacteria bacterium genome harbors these coding sequences:
- a CDS encoding flagellar basal body-associated FliL family protein yields the protein MAKDFDDDMFDDEEGEVEGAETGGKGSGKKVILFVVIGVVLVAIIVAVVVSLLLNKNAAAPTSLEETLSEQDLEIMVQDKYGKPLTYDAGDIYVNVSGTRSTRVLKFRPYLEVKDQGTLDNLNNVETLRQVIRDKIMSVARTMSFDELEGPNGADILKSEIRGNINRSLKKRIGGEVITVHFNDFLIQ from the coding sequence ATGGCCAAAGATTTTGATGACGACATGTTTGATGACGAAGAGGGCGAAGTCGAGGGCGCAGAAACCGGCGGCAAGGGTTCAGGGAAAAAGGTCATTCTTTTTGTAGTGATCGGCGTCGTGCTTGTGGCGATTATTGTGGCGGTGGTGGTTTCGCTGTTGCTGAATAAGAATGCGGCCGCTCCTACCTCGCTGGAGGAAACCCTGAGCGAACAGGATCTGGAAATTATGGTTCAGGATAAGTACGGAAAGCCCTTAACCTATGATGCCGGTGATATCTATGTGAATGTCAGCGGAACCCGCAGTACCAGAGTGCTGAAGTTTCGCCCTTATCTGGAGGTCAAAGACCAGGGTACGCTGGACAACTTGAATAATGTGGAAACCCTGCGCCAGGTGATTCGTGACAAAATTATGTCTGTGGCTCGAACCATGAGCTTCGATGAACTGGAAGGGCCCAACGGTGCCGATATTCTCAAGTCGGAAATCCGGGGGAATATCAATCGTTCGCTTAAGAAGCGTATTGGCGGAGAGGTGATTACTGTCCATTTCAATGATTTCCTGATTCAGTAA
- a CDS encoding flagellar basal body-associated FliL family protein — protein sequence MKQVGAVAFGLLCFSSWEHTMARDFDDDVFFEAEDEQDGDSGEQKDGGGRRGLLFLLMLLLLGVIVLVIVLVLFISNRSQKDKLLASAKERLNLVENLAEPGAELLLFDAGDIYANIMGEGMTRVLKVRPYFEVSEPKLLNSLFAAEMKADEEDEADKRTNLYMQLRDEIMDVIHKTDYEELVSANGPGVLKDHLRTAVNRMLRNRMEGAVITIYFDEYNIQ from the coding sequence ATGAAGCAAGTCGGTGCCGTGGCATTCGGCTTGCTTTGTTTTTCATCATGGGAGCACACTATGGCCAGAGATTTTGATGATGATGTTTTTTTTGAAGCCGAGGATGAACAGGACGGTGATTCCGGTGAACAAAAGGATGGCGGCGGTCGCAGGGGGCTGCTGTTTCTTCTGATGCTGCTGCTTCTGGGCGTGATTGTGTTGGTGATTGTATTGGTTTTGTTCATAAGTAACCGATCTCAAAAGGATAAATTGCTCGCGAGTGCAAAAGAACGACTGAATCTGGTGGAGAATCTGGCCGAACCCGGCGCGGAACTGCTGCTCTTTGATGCCGGTGATATCTATGCCAATATTATGGGCGAGGGGATGACCCGGGTGCTGAAGGTGCGTCCCTATTTTGAGGTGAGCGAGCCCAAGTTGCTGAATTCTCTGTTCGCAGCCGAAATGAAGGCGGACGAAGAAGATGAAGCCGATAAACGGACGAATTTGTATATGCAGTTACGAGATGAAATTATGGATGTGATTCATAAAACAGATTACGAAGAACTGGTCAGTGCCAACGGCCCCGGTGTTCTAAAAGATCATCTGCGCACCGCCGTAAACCGCATGCTGCGGAATCGGATGGAAGGCGCGGTCATTACTATTTACTTCGACGAATATAACATACAGTAG